A DNA window from Brenneria izadpanahii contains the following coding sequences:
- a CDS encoding MFS transporter — MKRIKLPLLAQISSAHLVSHFHMMVLPALIPLLSEQRNISFVELGFALSVFNIVSACVQTPIGFVVDRIGARRTLTAGLTLGSLCFLSLSFSDSYFWLVAAMALAGVANAVYHPADYALLSRGIDEKRMGRAFSIHTFSGFFGTAIAPGILLAVAAFAGTNSAFVVAGAIGLLTVPLLLTGRDQPARIQTASQENAPSGKRRRVPLFTLPIMALLVLFLLLNLSTASIQNFSVTAFVTGYELPLSQANIVLTSFLFSSAFGVLAGGALADKTRRHGLVATAALAITAGLITLVAIYPLPVAILVPLLAAAGFLSGMIAPSRDMLVRAASPAGAEGRVFGIVSTGFNIGGAVGPVLFGWLLDHNYPQAIFWSAVIFMLITALITLRQELRSARQRAVAA; from the coding sequence ATGAAACGAATAAAGCTGCCCCTGCTGGCCCAGATTTCATCCGCTCACCTGGTGAGCCATTTCCACATGATGGTGCTGCCTGCGCTGATCCCATTGCTCTCTGAACAGCGTAATATCAGCTTCGTCGAACTGGGCTTCGCGCTCAGCGTGTTCAACATCGTCTCCGCCTGCGTGCAAACGCCGATAGGCTTCGTCGTCGATCGCATCGGCGCGCGGCGCACCCTGACCGCCGGCCTGACGCTCGGCAGCCTGTGTTTTCTCTCCCTGAGTTTTTCAGACAGCTACTTCTGGCTGGTGGCGGCGATGGCGCTGGCGGGCGTGGCGAACGCGGTCTATCATCCCGCGGATTACGCGTTATTGTCGCGCGGAATCGACGAAAAACGCATGGGGCGGGCTTTTTCAATTCATACGTTCTCCGGCTTCTTCGGCACCGCTATCGCGCCGGGGATCTTACTGGCGGTAGCCGCCTTCGCCGGCACCAACAGCGCATTTGTCGTGGCGGGAGCAATAGGACTGCTGACGGTTCCGCTGCTATTAACCGGCCGGGACCAGCCGGCCCGGATTCAGACGGCCTCGCAGGAGAACGCGCCGTCAGGCAAACGCCGCCGCGTCCCGCTTTTTACGCTGCCCATCATGGCGCTGTTAGTGTTATTCCTGCTGTTAAACCTGAGCACGGCGTCGATTCAGAACTTTTCGGTTACCGCGTTTGTCACCGGCTATGAGCTGCCGTTATCGCAGGCGAATATCGTGCTGACCTCCTTCCTGTTTTCCAGCGCCTTCGGCGTATTGGCGGGCGGCGCGCTGGCGGATAAAACCCGGCGTCACGGGCTGGTGGCGACGGCGGCGCTGGCAATAACCGCGGGATTAATCACGCTGGTCGCCATCTATCCGCTGCCGGTCGCCATTTTGGTTCCTCTGCTGGCCGCCGCCGGCTTTCTATCCGGTATGATTGCGCCTTCGCGCGATATGCTGGTGCGCGCGGCCTCGCCCGCCGGCGCCGAAGGGCGGGTTTTCGGCATCGTCTCCACCGGTTTCAACATCGGCGGCGCCGTTGGCCCGGTGCTGTTCGGCTGGTTGCTGGATCACAACTATCCGCAGGCCATCTTCTGGTCAGCGGTTATTTTTATGCTGATCACCGCGCTGATCACGCTGCGCCAGGAATTGCGCAGCGCCAGACAACGGGCGGTAGCGGCATAG
- a CDS encoding GFA family protein, whose product MAGKDYLGGCLCGHIRFKAVGKPGNPHACSCTYCQQHSGAPTLYWVEFPQASVAWIGEGGEPARYRSSDYSSRSFCPRCGSTLGAIDDEPTVALVIGSFDEKNAPELRPVSHSFADKCPRW is encoded by the coding sequence ATGGCGGGCAAAGACTATCTGGGCGGCTGTCTGTGTGGACATATCCGCTTTAAGGCCGTAGGTAAGCCGGGCAATCCTCATGCCTGCTCTTGCACCTACTGTCAGCAGCATTCGGGGGCGCCTACGCTGTATTGGGTCGAGTTCCCGCAGGCATCCGTTGCGTGGATTGGCGAAGGCGGAGAACCCGCGCGTTATCGCTCGTCCGATTATTCCAGCCGTTCTTTCTGTCCGCGCTGCGGCAGTACGCTGGGCGCTATTGACGACGAGCCGACCGTTGCGTTGGTGATTGGCAGCTTCGATGAAAAAAATGCACCGGAACTGCGTCCGGTTTCCCACTCGTTTGCAGATAAATGCCCACGTTGGTGA
- a CDS encoding methyl-accepting chemotaxis protein, whose product MSNELVSYSSPQSISSKKKKLSTRALVLISTITAIALGFIITVGLLLWQSSQQQKYIAQKFLAQMTYSNVSLVQNKFNNALSAARDLVQSVQTLQEVGNPDRLTAEAMLKNTLKNHPDLLSMSLAWEPNAFDGKDQQYAELPDQDPNGRFVRYVDRDPAGNIALHHLTDYETPGSGDYYLLPRQLQKEVILDPYSYSYNGVDTLLTSLAVPIMVNGKFYGSVTADFSLASLQQFVNSISPYPGAYAQMFSHTGVFIAHPDQKRIGQRSENSQALLESVANGKISIQERFSDTLNTEVFSINAPIAIGNTGTPWVLGLAIPVNAVMAESMKQRNIAILLTILSIIVVSGVVGVIFTRKVLRTVGGEPAEAADIALAVAQGDLTKDIPLQAKDKRSIFYAMRTMQTQLRDIAEQLLTTSESVSHGASEISAGNTDLASRTEQQASALEETAASMEQITATVKQNADNAHNATRLAQNAAQIAKQGDAIVGQVVGIMGEIDDSSKKIAEITSIINSIAFQTNILALNAAVEAARAGEQGRGFAVVANEVRNLAQRSGNAVKEITALIAESAGRVDNGVKLVQSAGATMQDMLTAVTSVKDIMDEIVSASDEQSRGISQVTQAVHEMDGVTQQNAALVQEASAAAASLEDQAKRLSQVVQVFRLS is encoded by the coding sequence ATGTCAAATGAATTGGTTTCCTATTCTTCACCCCAGTCAATTTCTTCTAAAAAAAAGAAACTTTCCACCCGGGCTCTGGTATTAATTAGCACCATCACAGCAATCGCATTAGGATTTATTATTACCGTCGGTTTACTGCTCTGGCAATCCAGCCAGCAGCAAAAGTATATCGCCCAGAAATTTCTGGCCCAAATGACGTATTCAAATGTCTCTTTGGTGCAGAATAAATTCAATAATGCATTATCTGCCGCGCGCGATCTGGTTCAGAGCGTACAAACATTACAGGAAGTGGGTAATCCCGATCGCCTTACCGCGGAAGCGATGTTGAAAAACACGCTGAAAAATCATCCCGACCTGCTTTCCATGTCGCTGGCCTGGGAACCCAACGCTTTCGACGGGAAAGATCAACAATATGCCGAACTGCCCGATCAAGATCCCAACGGGCGTTTTGTCCGCTACGTCGATCGCGATCCCGCCGGCAACATTGCGCTGCACCACCTGACCGATTATGAAACGCCCGGCAGCGGCGACTACTATCTTCTGCCGCGTCAACTGCAAAAAGAGGTCATTCTGGATCCCTACAGCTATAGCTATAACGGCGTGGATACGTTACTTACCTCGCTCGCCGTTCCCATCATGGTCAACGGCAAGTTTTATGGATCCGTCACCGCTGATTTCTCGCTAGCCAGCCTGCAACAGTTCGTTAATAGCATCAGTCCTTATCCAGGCGCTTACGCGCAGATGTTTTCTCATACCGGCGTCTTTATCGCGCATCCGGATCAGAAACGCATCGGCCAGAGATCCGAGAATAGTCAGGCGCTGCTGGAAAGCGTTGCGAATGGCAAAATCAGTATACAGGAGCGCTTTAGCGACACCCTGAATACCGAAGTATTCAGCATTAACGCCCCTATCGCCATCGGCAATACCGGCACGCCCTGGGTGCTGGGTCTGGCGATCCCCGTCAACGCCGTGATGGCGGAAAGCATGAAACAGCGCAACATCGCCATACTGCTGACCATACTGAGCATCATCGTGGTTTCCGGCGTGGTGGGCGTCATTTTCACCCGAAAGGTACTGCGTACCGTTGGCGGGGAGCCTGCGGAGGCGGCCGATATCGCGCTGGCAGTCGCGCAGGGCGATTTAACCAAAGACATTCCGCTGCAGGCCAAAGATAAGCGCAGTATCTTTTACGCGATGCGCACCATGCAGACGCAGTTGAGGGATATCGCGGAGCAGTTGCTCACCACCAGCGAATCAGTCAGCCACGGCGCCAGCGAAATTTCCGCAGGCAATACGGACCTGGCTTCCCGAACCGAACAGCAGGCCTCCGCGCTGGAAGAAACCGCGGCCAGCATGGAACAAATCACCGCGACCGTGAAACAGAACGCGGACAATGCCCATAACGCCACGCGCCTGGCGCAGAACGCCGCGCAAATCGCCAAACAAGGCGATGCGATTGTTGGTCAGGTCGTCGGTATTATGGGGGAAATTGATGATAGTTCTAAGAAGATCGCCGAGATTACCAGCATTATTAACAGCATCGCCTTCCAGACCAATATTCTGGCGCTGAACGCGGCGGTGGAAGCCGCCAGAGCGGGCGAACAAGGGCGAGGTTTTGCGGTGGTGGCCAATGAAGTGCGCAATCTCGCCCAGCGCAGCGGCAATGCGGTGAAAGAGATCACCGCGCTGATCGCCGAATCAGCCGGCCGCGTCGACAACGGCGTCAAGCTGGTGCAAAGCGCGGGCGCCACCATGCAGGATATGCTGACGGCGGTGACGTCGGTAAAAGATATTATGGATGAAATCGTCTCGGCGTCGGACGAACAATCGCGCGGCATCAGTCAGGTTACGCAGGCGGTGCACGAAATGGATGGCGTCACGCAACAGAACGCCGCGTTGGTACAGGAAGCGTCCGCCGCCGCGGCTTCGCTGGAAGATCAGGCCAAACGGCTCTCCCAGGTGGTGCAGGTGTTCAGACTTTCCTAA
- a CDS encoding LacI family DNA-binding transcriptional regulator: MITMLDVAKKAGVSKATVSRVLTGNSYVSKTTKDRVFKAIEETGYRPNLLARNLATSKSQSIGLVVTNTLYNGPYFSELLFQTATLTEKYGRQLIMADGKHGAEEEEQAIRFLLDLRCDAIVIYPRFLSIAALETIIDRYEQPIMVVNRKLKHHEENSVCANHQQHCFSAVNYLIEQGHRNIAFISGSAESPTGESRLAGYRQALAAQGIEFNPALAAPGNWTSESGYNAVKILLRRGVAFSALVASNDDMAIGAAKAFRERGISIPQDVSLLGFDDLPMASWFHPALTTVHVPVAEMIKCALERLLCKLEGETVASLPEFKGQLIIRESVGKGPAAFSD; encoded by the coding sequence ATGATAACCATGCTCGATGTGGCGAAAAAAGCGGGCGTATCGAAAGCCACGGTCTCACGCGTACTAACGGGAAACAGCTATGTCAGCAAAACCACTAAAGACCGGGTGTTCAAAGCGATAGAGGAAACGGGCTACCGGCCGAACCTGCTGGCGCGCAACCTTGCCACCAGCAAATCCCAAAGCATTGGTCTGGTGGTCACCAACACCTTGTATAACGGCCCCTACTTTAGCGAGCTGCTGTTTCAAACCGCCACCTTGACGGAGAAATACGGGCGGCAGTTGATCATGGCCGATGGCAAACACGGCGCGGAGGAGGAGGAACAGGCGATTCGGTTCCTGCTGGATTTACGCTGCGACGCGATCGTCATCTACCCTCGCTTCCTCTCCATCGCCGCGCTGGAAACCATTATCGATCGTTATGAACAGCCCATCATGGTGGTAAACCGCAAGCTGAAACATCATGAGGAAAACAGCGTCTGCGCCAACCATCAACAACACTGTTTTAGCGCGGTAAATTACCTGATTGAGCAAGGGCACCGGAATATCGCCTTTATCAGCGGCTCTGCGGAATCGCCGACCGGAGAAAGCCGTCTCGCGGGTTATCGTCAGGCTCTGGCGGCCCAGGGGATCGAATTCAACCCCGCGCTGGCGGCGCCTGGAAACTGGACGTCCGAAAGCGGTTATAACGCCGTGAAGATACTGCTCCGGCGCGGCGTTGCCTTCAGCGCGTTGGTCGCCAGCAACGATGACATGGCTATTGGCGCGGCGAAGGCGTTTCGCGAACGGGGCATATCCATACCGCAGGATGTTTCTTTACTGGGCTTCGACGACCTGCCTATGGCCTCCTGGTTTCATCCGGCCTTGACCACCGTGCACGTTCCGGTCGCCGAAATGATAAAATGCGCTCTTGAAAGGCTGTTGTGTAAATTGGAGGGGGAAACCGTCGCGTCGTTACCCGAATTTAAAGGCCAATTGATTATCCGTGAATCGGTAGGAAAAGGCCCGGCCGCGTTCTCCGATTGA
- a CDS encoding PTS sugar transporter subunit IIB, with product MNKILLCCAAGMSTSMLVQRMEKVAKEKGIDVEIKAVGFEEFNEVVSQYDCCLLGPQIKYKLAEFKEIADEKNKPIAVINTIDYGMMNGEKVLKDALAMIH from the coding sequence ATGAATAAAATTCTACTCTGTTGCGCAGCGGGTATGTCCACCAGCATGCTGGTCCAACGCATGGAAAAAGTGGCGAAGGAGAAAGGCATCGATGTTGAAATAAAAGCCGTTGGTTTTGAAGAGTTTAATGAGGTTGTTTCGCAATATGACTGCTGTCTGCTCGGGCCGCAGATTAAGTATAAGCTGGCGGAGTTTAAAGAAATAGCTGATGAAAAAAACAAGCCTATCGCCGTTATAAATACCATTGATTATGGAATGATGAATGGCGAGAAGGTTCTTAAGGACGCGTTGGCGATGATCCACTAA
- a CDS encoding PTS sugar transporter subunit IIC, with protein sequence MGTFSESLFSVIENRISPVAAKLSNQRHVVAIKDGFIATMPFLIVGSFMLLFAHPPFSADSQWAFAQWWLGIVERHTEQIMMPYNMTMGIMALYICSAIAYNLAQSYKMNGFMAACLALMSFLVTAAPQSDGSLPVGSLGGEGIFTAILVALYATELMHFLQKHNIGIRLPEQVPPKIRQSFDLLIPILAIFLTLFPLSLFIQSQFGMLLPQAIMAIFAPIISASDSLPAILIAVLLCHLLWFAGIHGAVIVGGILQAFWLTNLGLNQQALNAGAPITQIFIEPFWQFFIVVGGSGSTMGLVFLYLRSRSAHLRSIGKLAVVPSMFNINEPVIFGSPVVMNPLLFIPFITAPLVNAVIAYVATRTSLVNHVVSLAPWTTPAPIGAAWSTGWDWRAIVLVGVLIVVSAVIYYPFFKMYERQLLAQEKETMQTEGVTDGA encoded by the coding sequence ATGGGTACGTTCAGTGAGTCATTATTTAGCGTGATTGAAAACCGCATCAGCCCGGTTGCGGCAAAACTTTCCAATCAGCGTCACGTTGTAGCAATTAAAGATGGTTTTATTGCCACCATGCCATTTTTGATTGTCGGCTCCTTTATGTTGCTATTTGCTCATCCCCCTTTCAGCGCGGACAGCCAGTGGGCGTTCGCCCAGTGGTGGCTAGGGATAGTCGAGCGTCATACCGAGCAGATCATGATGCCCTACAATATGACCATGGGCATCATGGCGCTGTATATCTGTAGCGCGATTGCCTATAACCTGGCACAAAGCTACAAAATGAACGGCTTTATGGCGGCCTGCCTGGCGCTGATGTCGTTCCTGGTGACGGCGGCGCCGCAAAGCGACGGCAGCTTGCCGGTGGGATCGCTGGGGGGCGAGGGGATCTTTACCGCCATTCTGGTTGCGCTCTATGCCACGGAACTGATGCATTTCCTGCAGAAGCATAACATCGGTATCCGGCTGCCGGAGCAGGTGCCGCCGAAGATCCGCCAGTCTTTTGATCTGTTGATTCCGATCCTGGCCATTTTCCTGACGCTGTTTCCGCTCAGCCTGTTTATTCAAAGCCAGTTCGGCATGCTGTTGCCGCAGGCGATTATGGCGATCTTCGCGCCGATTATCTCCGCTTCGGATTCGCTGCCCGCCATTTTGATCGCCGTGCTGTTATGCCATTTGCTGTGGTTTGCCGGGATCCACGGCGCGGTGATCGTCGGGGGGATCTTGCAGGCTTTCTGGCTGACCAATCTGGGTCTTAACCAGCAGGCGCTAAATGCGGGCGCGCCTATCACTCAAATCTTTATCGAACCATTCTGGCAGTTCTTTATCGTGGTGGGGGGCTCCGGTTCGACCATGGGCCTGGTGTTCCTTTATCTGCGCAGCCGTTCGGCTCATCTGCGCTCCATTGGCAAACTGGCCGTCGTTCCCAGTATGTTCAATATCAACGAACCGGTGATTTTTGGCTCTCCGGTGGTCATGAACCCGCTGTTGTTTATTCCGTTCATTACCGCGCCATTGGTCAACGCCGTTATCGCTTACGTCGCCACCAGAACCTCGCTGGTCAACCATGTGGTGTCGCTCGCTCCCTGGACAACGCCGGCGCCGATCGGCGCGGCCTGGTCCACCGGTTGGGATTGGCGGGCCATTGTGCTGGTCGGCGTACTGATTGTGGTGTCGGCGGTGATTTACTATCCGTTCTTCAAGATGTACGAACGCCAGCTTTTAGCGCAGGAAAAAGAGACGATGCAAACCGAGGGGGTTACTGATGGAGCTTGA
- a CDS encoding PTS lactose/cellobiose transporter subunit IIA, protein MELDENTVMALIIHAGEARSSAMEALRAARKYDWDQADALLADASAAARKAHQIQTELIGADEGSGKIPVNLILVHAQDHLMNAMLCRELVEELIYLHKRIAALAP, encoded by the coding sequence ATGGAGCTTGATGAAAACACGGTAATGGCGCTGATTATTCATGCCGGAGAAGCCCGTTCCAGCGCAATGGAAGCCCTGAGAGCCGCAAGAAAATATGACTGGGACCAGGCGGATGCGCTGCTGGCCGACGCCTCTGCCGCCGCGCGTAAGGCGCATCAGATTCAGACCGAACTGATCGGCGCGGATGAAGGGAGCGGAAAAATTCCGGTCAACCTGATTCTGGTCCATGCGCAGGATCATCTGATGAATGCGATGCTGTGCCGCGAACTGGTTGAGGAACTTATTTATCTGCATAAGCGGATTGCCGCGCTTGCGCCTTAA
- a CDS encoding 6-phospho-beta-glucosidase, whose translation MSVQQLPKDFLWGGAVAAHQVEGGWDQGGKGVSICDVLSGGAHGVDRVITDGVQPGVSYPNHQAVEFYSRYKQDIALFAEMGFKCFRTSIAWTRIFPNGDEQEPNEAGLQFYDDLFDELLKYNIEPVITLSHFEMPYHLVKQYGGWLNRRVIDFFVRYSEVVMKRYKSKVKYWMTFNEINNQRNWRYPLFGYCCSGVIFTKHPNPEQAMYQTLHHQFVASAKVVKLGHAINPEFKIGCMLALVPLYPWSCNPDDVMFAQEAMRERHLFGDVQLRGYYPSYILKEWESKGYQIDRLPGDEHILREGCADYLGFSYYMSNAVQYAAKDQPGGDAIAGFNGSVKNPYIGASEWGWQIDPVGLRYTLNSFYERYQKPMFIVENGFGAVDTVESDGQIHDDYRIDYLRAHIEQMKKAVLEDGVELMGYTPWGCIDCVSFTTGQYSKRYGFIYVDKHDDGTGTLQRSKKKSFNWYQRVIASQGADLA comes from the coding sequence ATGTCAGTTCAGCAATTACCGAAAGATTTTCTGTGGGGCGGCGCGGTAGCGGCGCATCAGGTTGAAGGTGGTTGGGATCAAGGGGGAAAAGGCGTCAGCATTTGTGACGTGCTTTCCGGCGGCGCGCACGGCGTGGATCGCGTGATAACCGATGGCGTACAGCCGGGCGTCAGCTATCCCAATCATCAGGCGGTGGAGTTTTATTCCCGCTACAAACAGGATATCGCGCTGTTCGCCGAGATGGGGTTTAAATGTTTCCGTACTTCCATCGCCTGGACGCGCATCTTCCCCAATGGCGATGAGCAGGAGCCGAATGAAGCGGGCCTGCAATTTTATGACGACCTGTTCGACGAGCTGCTGAAATACAATATTGAGCCGGTGATTACGCTTTCCCACTTTGAGATGCCCTACCATCTGGTCAAGCAATATGGCGGATGGCTTAACCGCCGGGTGATTGATTTTTTTGTGCGTTACAGCGAAGTGGTAATGAAACGCTATAAGTCCAAGGTGAAATACTGGATGACGTTCAACGAGATCAATAACCAGCGTAACTGGCGGTATCCGCTGTTTGGCTATTGCTGTTCCGGGGTGATTTTCACCAAACACCCGAACCCCGAACAGGCGATGTATCAGACGCTGCACCATCAGTTCGTGGCCAGCGCCAAAGTCGTGAAGCTGGGGCATGCGATCAACCCTGAGTTTAAAATCGGCTGCATGCTGGCGTTGGTGCCGCTTTATCCCTGGTCCTGCAATCCTGATGATGTGATGTTCGCCCAGGAAGCGATGCGCGAACGTCACCTGTTCGGCGATGTGCAGCTGCGCGGCTATTACCCGTCCTATATCCTGAAAGAGTGGGAAAGCAAGGGCTACCAGATTGACAGGCTGCCGGGCGACGAGCACATCCTGAGGGAAGGCTGCGCGGATTATCTCGGCTTCAGCTATTACATGAGCAACGCCGTACAATACGCCGCCAAAGACCAGCCGGGAGGCGATGCTATCGCGGGCTTTAACGGCAGCGTGAAAAACCCGTACATCGGCGCGTCCGAGTGGGGGTGGCAGATTGATCCGGTGGGGCTGCGTTATACGCTGAACAGCTTCTATGAGCGTTATCAAAAGCCGATGTTTATCGTTGAAAACGGTTTCGGCGCGGTCGATACCGTGGAAAGCGACGGACAGATCCATGACGATTACCGTATCGATTATCTGCGTGCGCACATTGAGCAGATGAAAAAAGCCGTATTGGAAGATGGTGTTGAATTAATGGGTTACACCCCCTGGGGCTGCATCGACTGCGTTTCCTTTACCACCGGGCAGTACAGCAAACGCTATGGCTTTATCTATGTCGATAAACATGATGACGGCACCGGCACGCTGCAACGTTCGAAGAAGAAGAGCTTTAACTGGTATCAGCGGGTTATCGCCAGTCAAGGCGCTGATTTGGCGTGA